One Osmerus eperlanus chromosome 16, fOsmEpe2.1, whole genome shotgun sequence DNA segment encodes these proteins:
- the hsd17b7 gene encoding 3-keto-steroid reductase, whose translation MDNVVLVTGANSGIGLALCERLLSEDEGQLRLCLACRNMQRAEAARAALLNSHPKAHVDLLHLDVGSVRSVLSAAQEVKSRYNQLDYLYLNAGIMPNPQLDMKAFFKGLFSSNVVNMFMTGEGLLTQQDGLNSDGLQEVFATNLFGHFLLIRELEPVLCQTNHTSRVVWTSSSNARRSAFRLDDIQHRLGTEPYSSSKYASDLLSLALNRHMNSQGLYSSVICPGLVMTNLTYGILPSFFWTLIMPIMWLIRIFTNTFTLTPYSGAEALHWLFRQRPESLDSRAKYHSLTSGLGTNYTQSRQMDIDDKMSEDLYVKLLELEKVVRGGLTEEDEDLLAHKQYLNHTD comes from the exons ATGGATAACGTTGTTCTTGTGACCGGTGCAAACAG TGGCATCGGTCTGGCTTTGTGTGAACGCCTATTGAGTGAAGATGAAGGCCAGTTGCGTCTGTGCCTGGCCTGTAGGAACATGCAGAGGGCAGAGGCCGCCCGGGCAGCCCTCCTGAACTCTCACCCCAAAGCCCACGTGGACCTGCTGCACCTGGACGTGGGCTCTGTGCGCTCTGTGCTCAGCGCGGCCCAGGAGGTCAAATCCAG GTACAACCAACTTGATTACCTATACCTAAATGCAGGGATCATGCCAAATCCACAGTTGGACATGAAGGCCTTTTTCAAGGGACTGTTTTCAAG TAACGTCGTCAACATGTTTATGACGGGGGAGGGTCTGCTAACCCAGCAGGACGGCCTTAACTCAGACGGCCTCCAGGAAGTGTTCGCTACAAACCTCTTTGGTCACTTCCTCCTG ATCAGGGAGCTGGAGCCGGTCCTGTGCCAGACGAACCACACCTCTCGGGTGGTGTGGACCTCCTCCAGCAACGCCAGGCGCTCCGCCTTCCGTCTGGACGACATCCAGCACCGGCTAGGGACGGAGCCCTACAGCTCCTCCAAGTACGCCTCGGACCTGCTCAGCCTGGCGCTCAACAGACACATGAACAGCCAG GGCCTGTACTCCTCCGTGATATGTCCTGGTCTGGTGATGACCAACCTCACCTACGgaatcctcccctccttcttctgGACCCTCATCATGCCCATCATGTGGCTC ATCCGAATCTTCACCAACACGTTCACCCTCACACCCTACAGTGGAGCGGAAGCTTTG CACTGGTTATTTCGTCAGAGACCAGAGTCGCTGGATTCAAGAGCAAAGTACCATAGTTTGACATCCGGCCTTGGGACCAACTATACGCAGTCGCGACAA ATGGACATTGATGACAAAATGTCTGAAGACCTTTATGTGAAACTTCTGGAGCTTGAAAAAGTAGTACGGGGTGGACTAACTGAGGAAGACGAGGATCTTCTGGCCCACAAACAGTACCTCAACCACACAGACTAG
- the LOC134036273 gene encoding SERPINE1 mRNA-binding protein 1-like isoform X1, whose amino-acid sequence MPGHLQEGFGCVVTNRFDQLLDDESDPFEVLKAAENKKKEGAAAGTNKTAAQAAKQPKKESQKDRKNPLLDKKEESQAPVPLKKEGIRRVGRRPDQQGQPGSQQHQGGPGEGRPGDRRPDRRPPRERRFDKPMEEKPEGGGGEFSADKPSGDRPPRGRGGGRGGRGGRGRGMGRGDGFDSRGKRDFDRHSGSDKPSQKSEEKRGGSGPHNWGNAKEEISEAEQTAAPEATPEGEENPPADSENKENEAEEVKEEGPKEMTLDEWKAMQDKERAKVEFNIRKPNEGADSQWKKGYVLHKSKSEDKPVGAVIDAAEIEAEVIPVFTKPPNPEDAGADHHFRKPANDITSQLEINFGDLGRPGRGRGGARGGRGGRGAGGGGTRPARGGGRSEKPSGVSVPNVDDPEAFPALA is encoded by the exons ATGCCCGGACACCTGCAAGAAGGCTTTGGCTGCGTCGTAACCAACCGGTTCGACCAGCTATTAGATGATGAGTCGGACCCGTTTGAGGTGCTGAAAGCGGCTGAAAACAAGAAGAAAGAGGGGGCCGCTGCTGGAACCAACAAGACTGCAGCTCAGGCAGCCAAGCAGCCTAAGAAAGAGTCACAGAAGGACAGGAAGAACCCGCTTCTGGACAAGAAGGAAGAATCTCAGGCTCCAGTACCTTTGAAGAAAGAAG GAATCAGGCGAGTGGGTCGGAGGCCGGACCAGCAGGGTCAGCCAGgctcccagcagcaccagggGGGGCCGGGTGAGGGGAGGCCTGGGGACcggaggccagacaggagacCACCGAGGGAACGACGCTTTGACAAACCCATGGAGGAGAAGCctgaaggaggcggaggagagttCTCTGCAGACAA ACCCTCTGGAGACAGGCCCCCTAGAGGGCGTGGTGGTGGCCGTGGTGGGCGTGGCGGCCGGGGGCGGGGCATGGGGCGGGGTGACGGCTTCGATTCCCGCGGGAAACGAGACTTCGATAGACACAGTGGCAGTGACAAACC CAGTCAGAAAAGCGAGGAGAAGCGTGGAGGGAGTGGGCCTCACAACTGGGGTAACGCCAAGGAGGAAATTAG CGAGGCTGAACAGACTGCTGCCCCTGAAGCCACCccggagggagaagagaacccACCTGCTGATTCTGAGAACAA GGAGAACGAGGCGGAGGAAGTCAAGGAGGAGGGCCCTAAGGAGATGACCCTGGATGAATGGAAGGCCATGCAGGACAAGGAGCGCGCCAAGGTAGAGTTCAACATCCGCAAGCCCAACGAGGGGGCGGACAGCCAGTGGAAGAAGGGCTACGTGCTGCACAAGTCCAAGAGTGAAGAC AAGCCGGTCGGCGCTGTGATTGATGCTGCAGAGATCGAGGCAGAGGTGATCCCCGTGTTTACCAAG CCACCTAACCCTGAGGACGCCGGCGCAGACCACCACTTCCGCAAGCCCGCCAACGACATCACATCACAACTGGAGATCAACTTCGGAGACCTGGGGCGCCCTGGGCGCGGGCGCGGGGGAGcccgaggggggaggggaggacgcggagcgggagggggaggcacCCGGCCGGCGCGAGGCGGAGGACGATCCGAAAAG CCGAGTGGAGTGTCTGTTCCCAATGTGGACGACCCTGAGGCGTTCCCTGCCCTGGCCTAG
- the LOC134036273 gene encoding SERPINE1 mRNA-binding protein 1-like isoform X2 — protein MPGHLQEGFGCVVTNRFDQLLDDESDPFEVLKAAENKKKEGAAAGTNKTAAQAAKQPKKESQKDRKNPLLDKKEESQAPVPLKKEGIRRVGRRPDQQGQPGSQQHQGGPGEGRPGDRRPDRRPPRERRFDKPMEEKPEGGGGEFSADKPSGDRPPRGRGGGRGGRGGRGRGMGRGDGFDSRGKRDFDRHSGSDKPQKSEEKRGGSGPHNWGNAKEEISEAEQTAAPEATPEGEENPPADSENKENEAEEVKEEGPKEMTLDEWKAMQDKERAKVEFNIRKPNEGADSQWKKGYVLHKSKSEDKPVGAVIDAAEIEAEVIPVFTKPPNPEDAGADHHFRKPANDITSQLEINFGDLGRPGRGRGGARGGRGGRGAGGGGTRPARGGGRSEKPSGVSVPNVDDPEAFPALA, from the exons ATGCCCGGACACCTGCAAGAAGGCTTTGGCTGCGTCGTAACCAACCGGTTCGACCAGCTATTAGATGATGAGTCGGACCCGTTTGAGGTGCTGAAAGCGGCTGAAAACAAGAAGAAAGAGGGGGCCGCTGCTGGAACCAACAAGACTGCAGCTCAGGCAGCCAAGCAGCCTAAGAAAGAGTCACAGAAGGACAGGAAGAACCCGCTTCTGGACAAGAAGGAAGAATCTCAGGCTCCAGTACCTTTGAAGAAAGAAG GAATCAGGCGAGTGGGTCGGAGGCCGGACCAGCAGGGTCAGCCAGgctcccagcagcaccagggGGGGCCGGGTGAGGGGAGGCCTGGGGACcggaggccagacaggagacCACCGAGGGAACGACGCTTTGACAAACCCATGGAGGAGAAGCctgaaggaggcggaggagagttCTCTGCAGACAA ACCCTCTGGAGACAGGCCCCCTAGAGGGCGTGGTGGTGGCCGTGGTGGGCGTGGCGGCCGGGGGCGGGGCATGGGGCGGGGTGACGGCTTCGATTCCCGCGGGAAACGAGACTTCGATAGACACAGTGGCAGTGACAAACC TCAGAAAAGCGAGGAGAAGCGTGGAGGGAGTGGGCCTCACAACTGGGGTAACGCCAAGGAGGAAATTAG CGAGGCTGAACAGACTGCTGCCCCTGAAGCCACCccggagggagaagagaacccACCTGCTGATTCTGAGAACAA GGAGAACGAGGCGGAGGAAGTCAAGGAGGAGGGCCCTAAGGAGATGACCCTGGATGAATGGAAGGCCATGCAGGACAAGGAGCGCGCCAAGGTAGAGTTCAACATCCGCAAGCCCAACGAGGGGGCGGACAGCCAGTGGAAGAAGGGCTACGTGCTGCACAAGTCCAAGAGTGAAGAC AAGCCGGTCGGCGCTGTGATTGATGCTGCAGAGATCGAGGCAGAGGTGATCCCCGTGTTTACCAAG CCACCTAACCCTGAGGACGCCGGCGCAGACCACCACTTCCGCAAGCCCGCCAACGACATCACATCACAACTGGAGATCAACTTCGGAGACCTGGGGCGCCCTGGGCGCGGGCGCGGGGGAGcccgaggggggaggggaggacgcggagcgggagggggaggcacCCGGCCGGCGCGAGGCGGAGGACGATCCGAAAAG CCGAGTGGAGTGTCTGTTCCCAATGTGGACGACCCTGAGGCGTTCCCTGCCCTGGCCTAG